A region of the Pseudoprevotella muciniphila genome:
TATACTTTCAGTTGCTTTACACGCGATCTGTTTTTCCATGTCACTAAATCTGTGATGTCACCATTGATGATGTTGATGGTCGTAATTCGAGGACAAGAACCGGGAAAGGTATATTCCAGATATTCACCGATTCCCTGACCCGTAGCACCTTCAATCCATTGTGTGGTGACGTCGAAGTCGTGGACGTTTGCACCGGCATATTTCCTCCCGTCTTGTTCCAAACAACTTGAAGCAACAATGGTGTCAACATCCCCACCGCAATACCAACTGCATCCGCCTGAGAAGAAGTCATAGAACAAGGCGTCGTTCTCAAATTTCTTAGCCTCTTTCTCTGTCATCTTACCGGTGTTGTATGCTTCGCCAAGTTGATTGTATTGCTCGGCAGAGATGGTTTGAAGTTTAGCAACATTCTTTGGTTTGATATGTTTCACTTGTGCGTACATACCAAAAGCAACAAATGAAAAAATAATGGCTGTCAAAATCTTGTGTCTCATAACGTATGTATGTGTAATATCATGCAAAAATAAAAAAAACCAATATGAATTCTCTTAATATTGGATTATTTTGTGCGTATTAAGTTTAAACCTATGATTCTGCCGCAGCAAGTACTAACTCGCTCAGAGTGGGGTGGGCGTGTACAGTCTTGGCAATGTCTTCCAATGTGCCTCCGTTCGACATAAGGAGAGTAACCTCGTGAATCAGGTCTGACGCATGTGCACCAAGTATTTGTGCCCCAAGCACTTTACCGTTCTCATCTGCAAGTATCTTCACAAGACCTTCGTCGGCACCGAGCGACAGTGCCTTTCCGTTGGCACGGTAGAAGTATTTATGCGATTTATAGTCAATGTCGGCATCTTTCAGTTGTTCTTCACTACGTCCAACAGATGCAAGTTCTGGCACTGTGAACACCGCGCTTGGGATAATCTCCAGGTTGATTTCACTTTCATTGCCAAGAATATGGTCGATGGCACGATAGCCCTGGAAAGTTGCAGCATGAGCCAAAGGACAAATCCCGTTGATATCGCCGATGGCATATATTTCTGGAATGTTAGTCTGCATGTCTGCATTAACTTCTATGCCACGGCGCGTGTAAGAAATACCTACCTCATCAAGATTAAGACTCTCAAGATTCGCAGCGCGCCCAACAGCCATAAGGACACAATCAGCATTCACCGATGCTTCCTTGCCTTTTTCTGTGAAGCAGACTTCAGAACTGCCGTCTTCCAATGTCTTCACTGCTGTAACGGCAGCATCAACGTGGAAAGATATGCCTCTCTTCTTCAATGATGTGCGAAGGCGCTTGGCAATGTCCTTGTCAAGATTGGGAAGCACTTCCTTGCAGAATTCCACAACAGTAACCTCGCTGCCAAAACTGTTGAATATAGAAGCAAACTCCAGACCGATAACACCACCGCCTATCACGCAGAGTCGCTTTGGCAGAGACGTCATGTCCAAGAGTTCAGTTGAAGTAACGACGTTCTCAGAATGTGCACCTTCTATAGGAAGAAACTTGCTTACACTGCCTGTTGCAATGATGATGTGCTTTGCAGAAAGTTCTTCCACACTGCCGTCAGGCTTGGTCACGCAAACTGTATTTTTATCCTTAAACGAGGCTTTGCCGTTCACAAGAGTTATCCCTGGCGACTTCATCAAGCCAGCCACGCCGCTTGTCAACTGAGCCACGACCTGATTTTTCCTCTCGATGGCTACCTCAAGATTGAATGTGATGTTTTCTGCATTGATGCCCAATGATGAAGCACCGCGTATTTCATCGAGCATTTCTGCACTGTGGCAGAGGCATTTTGTTGGTATGCAACCCTCATTGAGGCATGTGCCACCAAGATGTTTCGACTCGACGATGGTTACCTGAAGTCCAAGTTTTGCAGCCCTAACTGCTGTTTCGTAACCGCCAGGTCCGGCACCAATAATGATTAAGTCTGTCATATTATCTTTGTATTTGATAAGATAAGGACGCGCCCCATTATTAAAGTATGTGAGCGCGTCCGTTGGCTTTAATTAAAATCGTACTTGAAAATAGCATCTTTTACCGCCTTCACGTCATCAAGACGTCCTACTGGTGTGTGGTGAGGAGCAGACTTCACATATTCACGATTGTCGCGCGCTTCCTCTGCTATTTCCTTCATCACGGCAATGAACTCATCGAGCGTATCTTTGCTCTCCGTCTCCGTAGGCTCTATCATCAGTGCCTCATGGAACAGAAGCGGGAAGTAGATTGTCGGAGCGTGGAAACCATGATCAAGGAGGTTTTTAGCCACTTCCAAAGTCGTAACATGTCCATCGTCATGATGGTCGCCGCCATATTCAGGACGCAATCCGTCAAACACGAATTCATGCTTGCAAAGACCGTCGATGGGCAAAAGATAGTGCGACTTCAGGCTTTCCTTGATATAGTTGGCATTCAGTGTGGCAAGTCGTCCTGCCATGTTGATGCCGTCCCTGCCAAGCGAGAGCAGGTAAGCGTATGCGCGGACGAGGATGCCATAATTGCCAAGATAGCACGACACACTGCCTAAGGCTTCACCGTTCTTGGTCAATGAGAAACTGCCATCAGCATTTTTCACTACGCGAGGATTGGGAAGATATGCCTCCAGACCTTGACGCACACCGACAGGACCGCTACCGGGACCACCACCGCCATGAGGAGTGGAGAATGTCTTGTGAAGATTTATGTGCATCACGTCGAAGCCCATATCGCCAGGACGACACACACCAAGCATCGGGTTGAGGTTGGCGCCGTCATAGTACATCAGGCCACCACAGTCGTGAACAAGGCGGGCTATGTCGGGAATCTTGGTCTCAAATATGCCCAGCGTGTTCGGATTCGTCATCATCATGCCCGCAATGTCGTCGCCAAGAAGCGGCTTCAAGTCTTCAACGTCAACAGTGCCGTCTGGTGTGGACTTCACCTCAACTATCTGAAAACCGCAAACGGCTGCCGATGCGGGATTAGTGCCGTGTGCAGAGTCAGGAACGATAATCTTCGTGCGCTTTTCGTCGCCACGGCGTTGGTGATAGGTGCGTATAATCATCAGGCCCGTCAGTTCACCGTGTGCGCCGGCAAATGGATTTAGTGTGAACTCGCTGAGGCCGGAAATCTCTGACAATATCTTCTGAACTTCATAGTACAACTCTAATGCACCCTGAACAGACGCGGAGGGTTGAAGTGGATGCAGGGCTGTGAATGCTGGAAGGGCTGCCACTTCTTCGTTTATCTTGGGGTTGTACTTCATTGTGCAACTGCCCAAGGGATAAAAACCTGTATCTACACCGAAATTGTTGTTCGACATGTTGGTGTAGTGGCGGGCTACGGTCTGCTCGTCTGCTTCAGGCAAGTGGAGCGATGTTGTGCGTTTCACTGATGCAGGAAGACTTTCGCAACCGGTTGCTTCAACTTCGCACGTCGGAAGACTGTAGCCTGTGCGACCGGTCCGTGATAATTCGAATATCAGTTTGCCATAAAATACATTGTTCATAATCTGTCCTCCTAATTATTATTTAGCAAGTGAAACTAATAGGTCCATTTCTGCTTTCGTGCGCTGTTCGGTAACGGCAACGAGCAATTTGTTGTTGTCAACCTTCACGCCAGCCAATATGCCTTCTTCGGCGCACTTCTTGATGAGTGCATCAACGTCTCCGTCGTATGTAAGGCAGAATTCGTTGAGGAAAGGTGCGTCGTATGTCAGTTTGAAATGTCCGGTGCCAACGAGAGCGTCACAAAGATAATGCGCGTTCTTCATAGAGATGTCATTCACCTCGACAAGCCCTTTAGGTCCCATCAAGGAGAGGTATATGGCAACGTAGAGGCACATGATGCCTTGTGCGGTGCAGATGTTCGATGTCGCCTTTTCGCGACGAATGTGCTGCTCACGCGCCTGCATGGTCAGCACGAATGTACGCTTGCCTTCGGTGTCTTCTGTCTGACCTACGATGCGGCCCGGCATCTTGCGGATAAGTGCACTTTTGACACAGAGATAGCCAATGTACGGACCTCCATAGTTGAGTGGCAGACCAAGCGATTGAGCATCGCCGCAGGCAATGTCGGCACCCCATTCGCCGGGCGATTTCAGCACGCCTAAAGGACTGGCAGGACCTGTGATTACAAGCAAAGTCTTCTGAGTATGGCATTCATCAGCAAGACCTGTAAAGTCTTCCACTATGCCGTAATAATTAGGCTGAGCAACAATTAAACCTGCCACATCCCCTTCTGCAAGTTTTGCTGAAATGCTTTTACGGTCGCTTTGTCCATCCTTTGCAGGAACAATCTCAAGATTGATGCCATGGAAGTGAGCGTACGTTTTCAATACGTCTAATACGGCAGGGTTAAGTGTGCCGCTTGCAAGGACACGGTTGCGTTTTTTCGATGCAGCGCAGGTCATCATCATGGCTTCAGCAGTGGCTGTAGCGCCGTCGTACATGCTGGCATTCGATACGTCCATACCTGTAAGGTTCGACATCATCGTCTGGTATTCGAAGATGTACATCAGCGTGCCTTGAGAAATTTCAGCCTGGTAGGGTGTGTAGGATGTGAGGAACTCACTGCGCGATGTGATGTAAGGGATAACACTCGGTGTGTAATGGTCGTATGCGCCTGCACCTGCAAAGCATGTCAAAGGTTTGTTCATGGCAGACAAACGCGCAAAAATGGAGCGTATCTCTGCCTCTGACTTGCCTTCGGGAAGATTCAGTTCGCCTTTGAGTTTCAATTCTTCAGGTATCTCGGCAAATAGGTCGTCAAGACTCTTGACACCTATAAGGTCGAGCATCTGGCGAATGTCTTCGTCTGTATGTGGAAAATATCTGTGCATGTCTAGTTAAATAAACTCTATGTTATTAAATAAGGTATGTTCTATTTATTAAAGATGGATAAATTATCAGAATCAATAGAACATACCTTAAGGAGGCAAGGAAGAAAATCCTTCCCGGTCTCCTTTTATCGGTTCATTACAGTGAATTTACTTGCAAAGAGGTTCGTAGTCGGCTGCTGAAAGCAGATTGTCCAGTTCAGACTTGTCGCTCAGTTCAACCTTGATAATCCAGTTTTCAAACGCGTCCTGATTTACCAATTCGGGCTCATCTTCCAACGCTTCGTTGATTTCAACTACTTTTCCGCTTACCGGAGAAATGAGGTCGCTGGCTGCTTTTACACTTTCTACTGCACCGAACACTTCGCCTGCTTCTACTTCGTCGTCAACCTCGGGCATATCTACATACACCACGTTGCCTAATTGGTTTTGAGCATAGTCGGTAATGCCGATGTAACCGAAGTCGCCTTCTACTTTAACATACTCATGACTCTCTGCATAATAGAGTCCTTCAATGATTTTTGCCATTTCTATTAAAAGTATTTATTTGGGTTTATTATTTCTTGTAACTCTTCTTGTAAAAACGTTTCTTGGTAACAACTCCCTCGTGTGTCTTGCGGTGAATCTTCACGAGCAGTGGAGTGTCGAGTGCCGCACATTTGATGTCAACAAGCGCCATGCAAACACTCTTTCCTGTGCTGATAGAGTTATAACCTGTAGTAACGGTGCCAACGACTTCTTCGCCCGACAGCACTTCGTAGCCATGGCGGGGAATGGCGCGGCCTTTCAGTTCGATGCCCACAATCTTTCGACGAAGACCTTCGGCTTTCTGTTTAACCAAAGCATCCTTGCCAATGAAGTCTTCTTTGTCCAGTTTGCAGAACATGCCCAAACCTGCTTCCAAGGGAGTGATATCGTCGGAGAGTTCATCGCCATAGAGTGGAAGACCTACTTCAAAGCGAAGCGTGTCGCGGCAACCCAGACCACAGGGAAGAGCCTTGCCGCTCTCGATAATCTTGTCCCAGCACGTCTGGATAAAGGCATGGCTGCCGTAAATCTCGAAGCCGTCTTCACCGGTATAACCCGTACGGCTGATGATGATAGTCTCGCCTGCAGTTTCTATGGTCTTGAAGGTGTAGAACACGAGGTCCTTGCATTCCAGTCCGAGTACGCTTTCCACAACAGCCTCAGCCTCAGGACCTTGAATGGCAACCTGGCCGTAATAGTCGCTCTGGTTTTCAGTTACAACGTCGAACTGCTTGGCGTTTTCTTCTATCCAGGCATAATCCTTGTCAATGTTGGCTGCATTGATAACGAGGAAGAACTTCTCATCGCCCATTTTGTAAACGAGGAGGTCGTCAACCGTACCGCCGGTTGGATGGAGCATCATTCCATAGAAAATCTTACCAACCTCGGCGCCGCTGATGTCGTTAGTGAAGATGTACTGCACAAATTTCTCAGCCTCTTTGCCAGTTACGACCACTTCGCCCATGTGGCTCACGTCGAAAATACCGCAGTGCTCTCTTACGGCATTGTGTTCTTCTATGATGGTTGAATACTGTATCGGCATATCAAAACCGCCGAAAGGCACCATCTGGGCGCCCAATTTGATGTGTCTGTCGTGCAGGCACGTAATTTTGGTTTCTGACATTATTTTAAGATGTTCTTAATGATTATTTTATTCATTGTCTGAAAAGTGCCTCAAAATTACGAAAAAATATTACACAAAAAGTATTTCCCTGCTATTTGTTTTCTTTTTCCTCACTTTTCAGGTGTGGAGCATATCTATAAGAACAGATGTGCTTAGCCCGCGGATGCTACGTTCAGGGTGGTGCGTCAGTACGGCATCGGTCAAGTCTTTATGAGTAAAAGGAACGCCACGAAATGCTGTGGAGAAAGCAGATTGGGCATCTTCCAACTCAAAAAAGTCGCCGGAGAGCGTCACGTCTTTGATTATACTCCCAAGTAGGCTGAAACTTATGGTTATTTCACCGCAATGGTCGATATGACGGCTGAATGTTTCTACTATTCCGCTTACATTGCCCCACAGATATTCGTCAGTGTAATATGTAGCCTCAATCTTTTCAATCTCTCTGATGTCGTCAGAAGTAAACGACAAGGAACGGGAGCAAAGTACCTTTGTGAGTTCTGATCTCAATTCTTGAATACTTCCCAAATAGTAGTCTTTGATAAATCCCACGCGCGTACGGACACTCTGCACACCCCGGGCTTTAAGTTTTTCGGGTGCGGGCAACAGTGATTTTTGCATCAGTTCCATTGTCGTGTCGTAAAGCATTGTGCCATGCACGATATTTCGGTTGGTCAGGTGGTAGAAAGCATTACCGCAAATTTTTCTGCCATTTTCGAGCAGGATGTCATTCCTACCCGACACTTCAACAGGCACACCAACCTCCGTAAGCGCATCTGCCATGCGCTTTGAATAGACACCGAACACCGTTTCCACATCCCCGCCGTAAGTAACAAGACTCCACATGATATTGTTCCTGTCGGCAAAAACAGCACCACCACCGCTTTTCCGGCGGATAATGTCAATGCCGTTTCCCCTGCAAAAGTCAATGTCCAATTCCTTATGAGCCACCTGATTGCGCCCTATAACCACAGTCTTGTTCAATATCCACGAAAACAAGTAACTGCCCTCTGGAAATGTGCGTGCAACATATTCCTCTGCCGCCAGATAGAATGCAGCGCGACGAGGAATACCATCATCAGGAAAAACAATTTCAACAGCAGGAAAAAAAAACTTCGTCATTTCGTTATTCTACTAAAATATCTGATGCAAAAATAAGCAATAAATAAAGTAAAAACATACTATTTGTTATCTTTGTGCGCAAATTCAAAGAAAATTCACCATGACGGTCTATCTCGATGTGCAACGCCTGACGAAATGGTTTGGAGAGCGGCTTCTTTTCGAAGACGTTTCCTTTTCCATTGCCAAAGGGCAACACGTGGCTCTGATTGCCCGTAATGGTACGGGGAAGACAACTCTGCTAAACATTTTGGCAGGCAAGGAGGATTACGATGAGGGCAGTGTTGTTTACCATCGCGACATCTCCGTGGCTTATCTCGAACAAAACCCGCAGTTTGACCCGGATGTCTCTGTCATTGATGCATGCCTGTTGCATACGGGTGAACTCGCTGAACTCATTGCCGAATATGAACGGCGGTTGGCGCTTAACGATGAGTCGGTCAACGAACTGCTCGAAGAGATGGACAGACGAGGGGCATGGTCGTTCGAGCACGAGGCTAAAGAAGTGCTCTCGAAACTGAAAATCTCAGACTTCGACAGGAAAATGGGTAATCTTTCAGGAGGAGAGGCTAAGCGTGTGGCATTGGCAAACTGCCTGCTTGCTGAGCCCGACCTGATGATTCTCGACGAGCCCACTAACCATCTTGACCTTGGCATGACGGAATGGCTGGAAAAGTATTTGTCACGGAGCAACAAGGCGATTCTTATGGTGACGCACGACCGTTACATGCTCGATGCGGTCTGTACACAAATAATAGAACTCGACGGACAGACAATCTTTTCCTATCCCGGCGACTATGAGCGCTATCTCGAAAGGCGGGCGGACCGTATGTCGGCGGCAGATGCCAGTATGGCACGTGCAAACAACCGCTACAGACGGGAACTTGAATGGATGAGACGTATGCCGAAGGCGAGGGGCGGCAAGGCAAAGTACAGGAAAGATGCTTTTGCAGAACTCGAGCAGAAGGTCAAACAGAGACATGAAGAGCAAAATGCAAGGTTGGAGATGAAAGCCACATATATTGGGGCGAAAATATTCGAGGCGCAGTACGTCTCAAAATCATTTCAGAACGGAGAAGCACCACCAACGGTAATACTCAAGGATTTTTACTACAACTTTTCGCGCTACGAGAAAATGGGCATAGTGGGCGACAATGGTAGCGGGAAATCTACGTTTGTAAAACTCCTTCTCGGCGAACTGCAACCTGACGAAGGACGCTTCGTAATAGGTGAAACAGTGAAGTTCGGCTATTATTCGCAGGAAGGGCTTCCGCTCGATAAAGACATGAAAGTGATAGACGCAGTGCGCCAAATAGCAGAAACAGTTGATCTTGGGGGCGGAAAGCGGATTTCATCCATGCAATTCCTCAACCATTTCCTTTTTCCGCCTAAAAAGCAGCAGGATTATATCTACAAACTTTCAGGAGGAGAACGACGACGACTGCAGTTGTGCATGGTACTGATGAAAGCACCGAACTTCCTTATCCTTGATGAGCCGACCAACGATCTGGACATCGCCACCTTGCAAATTCTCGAAGAATTCCTCATTGACTTCAAGGGTTGCGTCATAGTAGTAAGTCACGACCGCTATTTCACAGACAGAGTGGTGGATCATCTCCTTGTATTCAAGGGTAATGGCATCATTAAAGATTTCCCAGGCAATTATACCCAGTATAGGCAATGGCAGAATCAGCAGAATGATACAGAAAAGCAGGAAAAGACCAGACAACCGAACAGCAAGCCTAATGAGATCGTTTCAGAACGTCCGAGAAAAAGAAAGATGACGTTCAATGAAAAACGAGAATTTGAACAACTCGAAAAGGATATTGAAAACCTCGAAGCCGAAAAGAGTGAGATAGAAACAGCACTGTGCAGTGGCACTCTTAGTGTTGAAGAACTAACACAACTCAGCAAACGCTTGCCCGAACTCAACGAAGTACTCGACGAAAAGTCCATGCGATGGCTCGAACTATCAGAAATATAGGTGTTTCTATAGATTTCTATAGCTTCTATAGCTTCTATAGTTTCTATAGTATCTATAGCTTCTATAATCTCTATAACTTCTATAAAAACAAGGAATCTACCCTTTCCCCTCAAGTATCTCCATATACTTCTCGTAAGATATAAACTCTCCGCCCATAGAGCGCAAATGTGGTGTCTCAAACTGACAATCAATGAAATGCCAACCATGTTCGTTGAGTCTCTGCGCCAAGGTAATCAGAGCAAGTTTTGATGCACTTGGAACAAAGGAGAACATACTCTCGCCGAAAAAAGCGTTTCTTAAGGTTACGCCATACAGACCTCCCACTAACTGCCTGTCTATCTGATTATAGCACTCCCAAACCTCAACACTTGCAGCATAACCCATGTGATGAAGTCTGGTGTATGCGCTGATAATGTCAGGACTGAGCCAGGCGGCCTCTTCTTTATTACGGTCATCCACCTTTGAACAATTTTCAATCACACCTTCAAAGTCCTCGTTGAACGTAACAACGTATTTCTGTTGCCTGATAAGTTGCTTCATCGAGTGGCTGACATGTATTTTGTCCGGAAATATCACAAATCTTTCCAAAGGGCAATACCAGTGAGGACCGGGACAGATGCGATAAGAGAACCACGGGAAAAAGCCGTTGCTGTAAGCAAGTTTCAGACGCTCTGCCGACAAATCACCTCCCACAGCAACTAACCCATCCGGATTGCCCAAATGTGGGTCGGGGAACCACAATTTTTCATCCAATCTGAAGACTGCCATCTTTAATACTTATTGTAACGTTTCCGCCATCTTTAAGACTTCCAAACAGTATCTCACGCATCAATATAGGTTTCAGACGTTGTGCGATGACCCTGTCCATCTCGCGCGCTCCATACTCAGGCGTGAAACCTTCTTTGAGTAGATAGTCGAACGCATCTGTGGATAAAGTCATAGACACATGCTTGGCTTCAAGTTTTGCATCCAGCTCGCGCAATTTCTTTTGCAAGATCAGTGTTGCCATTTCGCGGCTCATATCATTAAATACGACCGACCCAGATAGCCTGTTGAGAAATTCTGGCTTGAAGGTCTTTTTCACCTGTCGCATCATGGCATCGCCACGACTGACGGAACTCTGAAAACCGACAGAGGCTTGGGACGCATATTGCGCACCGGCATTCGATGTCATGATGAGAACGACGTTCCTGAAGTCGGCATGCCGACCTTTGTTGTCTGTAAGTCGCGCATAGTCCATCACCTGAAGCAGGATGTTATAGATGTCTTCGTGTGCCTTTTCTATCTCGTCGAGCAGCAGTACACAATTAGGCGACTTGCGAATGGCATCCGTCAGCAGCCCGCCATCTTCATAGCCTACGTATCCTGCAGGTGAACCTATGAGTTTTGCAACAGTGTGCTTTTCTGTGTATTCACTCATGTCA
Encoded here:
- a CDS encoding lipoate--protein ligase; translated protein: MTKFFFPAVEIVFPDDGIPRRAAFYLAAEEYVARTFPEGSYLFSWILNKTVVIGRNQVAHKELDIDFCRGNGIDIIRRKSGGGAVFADRNNIMWSLVTYGGDVETVFGVYSKRMADALTEVGVPVEVSGRNDILLENGRKICGNAFYHLTNRNIVHGTMLYDTTMELMQKSLLPAPEKLKARGVQSVRTRVGFIKDYYLGSIQELRSELTKVLCSRSLSFTSDDIREIEKIEATYYTDEYLWGNVSGIVETFSRHIDHCGEITISFSLLGSIIKDVTLSGDFFELEDAQSAFSTAFRGVPFTHKDLTDAVLTHHPERSIRGLSTSVLIDMLHT
- the abc-f gene encoding ribosomal protection-like ABC-F family protein; translated protein: MTVYLDVQRLTKWFGERLLFEDVSFSIAKGQHVALIARNGTGKTTLLNILAGKEDYDEGSVVYHRDISVAYLEQNPQFDPDVSVIDACLLHTGELAELIAEYERRLALNDESVNELLEEMDRRGAWSFEHEAKEVLSKLKISDFDRKMGNLSGGEAKRVALANCLLAEPDLMILDEPTNHLDLGMTEWLEKYLSRSNKAILMVTHDRYMLDAVCTQIIELDGQTIFSYPGDYERYLERRADRMSAADASMARANNRYRRELEWMRRMPKARGGKAKYRKDAFAELEQKVKQRHEEQNARLEMKATYIGAKIFEAQYVSKSFQNGEAPPTVILKDFYYNFSRYEKMGIVGDNGSGKSTFVKLLLGELQPDEGRFVIGETVKFGYYSQEGLPLDKDMKVIDAVRQIAETVDLGGGKRISSMQFLNHFLFPPKKQQDYIYKLSGGERRRLQLCMVLMKAPNFLILDEPTNDLDIATLQILEEFLIDFKGCVIVVSHDRYFTDRVVDHLLVFKGNGIIKDFPGNYTQYRQWQNQQNDTEKQEKTRQPNSKPNEIVSERPRKRKMTFNEKREFEQLEKDIENLEAEKSEIETALCSGTLSVEELTQLSKRLPELNEVLDEKSMRWLELSEI
- a CDS encoding NADase-type glycan-binding domain-containing protein, with the translated sequence MRHKILTAIIFSFVAFGMYAQVKHIKPKNVAKLQTISAEQYNQLGEAYNTGKMTEKEAKKFENDALFYDFFSGGCSWYCGGDVDTIVASSCLEQDGRKYAGANVHDFDVTTQWIEGATGQGIGEYLEYTFPGSCPRITTINIINGDITDLVTWKNRSRVKQLKVYFNGAPYAILDLKDSRSLQTFEIGTIGFHDAYMPQWTLRFEILDVYPGDKLEETAISELIFDGVDVH
- the gcvPB gene encoding aminomethyl-transferring glycine dehydrogenase subunit GcvPB — encoded protein: MNNVFYGKLIFELSRTGRTGYSLPTCEVEATGCESLPASVKRTTSLHLPEADEQTVARHYTNMSNNNFGVDTGFYPLGSCTMKYNPKINEEVAALPAFTALHPLQPSASVQGALELYYEVQKILSEISGLSEFTLNPFAGAHGELTGLMIIRTYHQRRGDEKRTKIIVPDSAHGTNPASAAVCGFQIVEVKSTPDGTVDVEDLKPLLGDDIAGMMMTNPNTLGIFETKIPDIARLVHDCGGLMYYDGANLNPMLGVCRPGDMGFDVMHINLHKTFSTPHGGGGPGSGPVGVRQGLEAYLPNPRVVKNADGSFSLTKNGEALGSVSCYLGNYGILVRAYAYLLSLGRDGINMAGRLATLNANYIKESLKSHYLLPIDGLCKHEFVFDGLRPEYGGDHHDDGHVTTLEVAKNLLDHGFHAPTIYFPLLFHEALMIEPTETESKDTLDEFIAVMKEIAEEARDNREYVKSAPHHTPVGRLDDVKAVKDAIFKYDFN
- the gcvH gene encoding glycine cleavage system protein GcvH, which produces MAKIIEGLYYAESHEYVKVEGDFGYIGITDYAQNQLGNVVYVDMPEVDDEVEAGEVFGAVESVKAASDLISPVSGKVVEINEALEDEPELVNQDAFENWIIKVELSDKSELDNLLSAADYEPLCK
- the gcvPA gene encoding aminomethyl-transferring glycine dehydrogenase subunit GcvPA, with the protein product MHRYFPHTDEDIRQMLDLIGVKSLDDLFAEIPEELKLKGELNLPEGKSEAEIRSIFARLSAMNKPLTCFAGAGAYDHYTPSVIPYITSRSEFLTSYTPYQAEISQGTLMYIFEYQTMMSNLTGMDVSNASMYDGATATAEAMMMTCAASKKRNRVLASGTLNPAVLDVLKTYAHFHGINLEIVPAKDGQSDRKSISAKLAEGDVAGLIVAQPNYYGIVEDFTGLADECHTQKTLLVITGPASPLGVLKSPGEWGADIACGDAQSLGLPLNYGGPYIGYLCVKSALIRKMPGRIVGQTEDTEGKRTFVLTMQAREQHIRREKATSNICTAQGIMCLYVAIYLSLMGPKGLVEVNDISMKNAHYLCDALVGTGHFKLTYDAPFLNEFCLTYDGDVDALIKKCAEEGILAGVKVDNNKLLVAVTEQRTKAEMDLLVSLAK
- the lpdA gene encoding dihydrolipoyl dehydrogenase, with the translated sequence MTDLIIIGAGPGGYETAVRAAKLGLQVTIVESKHLGGTCLNEGCIPTKCLCHSAEMLDEIRGASSLGINAENITFNLEVAIERKNQVVAQLTSGVAGLMKSPGITLVNGKASFKDKNTVCVTKPDGSVEELSAKHIIIATGSVSKFLPIEGAHSENVVTSTELLDMTSLPKRLCVIGGGVIGLEFASIFNSFGSEVTVVEFCKEVLPNLDKDIAKRLRTSLKKRGISFHVDAAVTAVKTLEDGSSEVCFTEKGKEASVNADCVLMAVGRAANLESLNLDEVGISYTRRGIEVNADMQTNIPEIYAIGDINGICPLAHAATFQGYRAIDHILGNESEINLEIIPSAVFTVPELASVGRSEEQLKDADIDYKSHKYFYRANGKALSLGADEGLVKILADENGKVLGAQILGAHASDLIHEVTLLMSNGGTLEDIAKTVHAHPTLSELVLAAAES
- the gcvT gene encoding glycine cleavage system aminomethyltransferase GcvT, with product MSETKITCLHDRHIKLGAQMVPFGGFDMPIQYSTIIEEHNAVREHCGIFDVSHMGEVVVTGKEAEKFVQYIFTNDISGAEVGKIFYGMMLHPTGGTVDDLLVYKMGDEKFFLVINAANIDKDYAWIEENAKQFDVVTENQSDYYGQVAIQGPEAEAVVESVLGLECKDLVFYTFKTIETAGETIIISRTGYTGEDGFEIYGSHAFIQTCWDKIIESGKALPCGLGCRDTLRFEVGLPLYGDELSDDITPLEAGLGMFCKLDKEDFIGKDALVKQKAEGLRRKIVGIELKGRAIPRHGYEVLSGEEVVGTVTTGYNSISTGKSVCMALVDIKCAALDTPLLVKIHRKTHEGVVTKKRFYKKSYKK
- the aat gene encoding leucyl/phenylalanyl-tRNA--protein transferase, producing the protein MAVFRLDEKLWFPDPHLGNPDGLVAVGGDLSAERLKLAYSNGFFPWFSYRICPGPHWYCPLERFVIFPDKIHVSHSMKQLIRQQKYVVTFNEDFEGVIENCSKVDDRNKEEAAWLSPDIISAYTRLHHMGYAASVEVWECYNQIDRQLVGGLYGVTLRNAFFGESMFSFVPSASKLALITLAQRLNEHGWHFIDCQFETPHLRSMGGEFISYEKYMEILEGKG